A window of Rhipicephalus microplus isolate Deutch F79 chromosome X, USDA_Rmic, whole genome shotgun sequence genomic DNA:
tcatggagttcatctcgtcaggatgacacaaaggcctttgatgtgaatgtaagagccattatggcaacaaaacaaataggcaagggacaaacagctctcaacgacttttgggcagcgatgaacgtgtcccatcgtggcctccatcacaagacctttcagaagcacctgaagaaattcagggaaccgcagacacaatgcatagaaaatttttatgcagaatctgcttctgctgtaaaagccacttacaaagaaatggatcaatatttcaccagggatataacagtttgttatgatggaacatggcacaagcgtgggcacacatcccatattggagtcggggcaattatcgaataccatacgggccttatcttggacgccgttgttctgtctaatcagtgccttggttgccaagtagggccaaagcctgaagacgcagactatgcatgctggctggagaatcatgtgtgccagaaaaacaccgactctaaatcagggagaatggaggttgaggcagctatcatcctcttttcacgctcactgtcgaagcacaacctccgttacacaacgctcgtgtctgatggagatagtgccaccttctctgcccttgtacaagaaaatgtttatggactggtccccatttcaaaagaggaatgcctgaaccacgttcagaagaggatggggactgcacttcgcaaccttgtgcagaaaagtgacaaggctttgggagggaagggcagcctgacaaaggccctcatcgacaagttgacagattattatggatgggccctacggaacaattccgatgatgtggctgcaatgcggcgggcagtgatggcatcgtaccaccatgtgacgtcgacggatgaggagccgcatcacgacttgtgcccagagggtgcagactcctggtgtcgtcacaatgccagcaagattaccggtgttccacctccaaagcattcgtacaagctgccacgctatgttgcagatgcacttctacccatttatgagaggctctcacaggcttttcttctgcaacgctgcctgggagcaaagacgcagaatgcatcagagtcctttcactctgtgctgtggtccctcatgcccaaagagcagtatgcgtcactgattgctgtggagacagcactgcatgatgcagtgctaagatacaatgctggctgcgacagggccacccaagagctagcttcatcagtggggctaacacctggccacctggccattcaacgggcagccgagaaagattctctgcgcttgaaaaaggctaagaagcgatccctagagaagatggaaaggcggcaaagaaagagagtgccaaaggacacctccagttacgctgcaggttcattttagaactgcctctgtgctcaaaactttcaaacgtcgttttctcaaaatgacttttttggctagtaaggctgcttattccagccatatctctggaaccactcattggatttccataagtctttttttattatgtacatgaataaatttctgagggggtaacaagcccattttttcaatatattgtgtgtgttatttattatatttaatcaaaatttgattgataatatcctaatcacgaacacaaagtttgatggtctgctaaaacttttcagcaaggaaatttaaaaaaagggctctgttaccccctggagtatcaatctgggaatcatcatagttaacttcacagttccagcaccttttgaaagttctccaggcctggaataagagaaccatgtgcactaccctgatattctgctgtaacttgaaaaccagtgaacataacttgatgaaattttgtagttcttctaatgcttttgctataagtctatcctgaaaatttcattaagatatctcaataaacaaaaaagttggtatccgatggtagcctccccccttaaaaaCCAACGATTCGGACACGGATCTCAAACCTGTCGAGGTCAGCTTACTTGTGGTGAATGCGGCATAACTGGTCACGGTACTGATGAGTGCGAATATGATGAGATTCACTGTGCAAACTGCAAAGGCAGCCATGCCGCATACTCCAttgcgtgcccagcctggaaaagagaaaaataaattatCACCATAAAAGTTAACAAAAATATAACATTCAGTGAAGCACGACAGCAAGTCTCACCGTCTTTCACACTAAGAACTTCCTTCGCTGAAGTGGTGCAatgaggggcggcaccacaatgGCCCTTGGCGGCTACCTGGACCACACCTAGCGTGTGCAGGTCAAAGCCACCTGCCCCTCTggtgggagcagccagcgctgctcTGCTCACAGCCAACCAGTCCACACCGGTGGCCTCTACaagccctggcagcagccagAGCAATGATGAGGAGACTAAGGAGGCCCCAACAACCTCCTGCCCAGTGGGGGCAGAGACTTCATCGAcggaggcgaagtctaagcggcACACAGATGGCTCTttggagcgggtgtccagtgcctcacAGAATGCTATAGACACCACTTCTAGCCAAACGGCGCGAGtagcgccaaaggagcggcgaccTCTTGTCGATCGCTTCAAAAAAGACGAAACAACAATTACGTGGCCtcacaaaggccctgtaaaatgagccaATCTCAATCTTGTCTGCGCACAGCACTTTTTAAAAATTCCTAATGGATAAAATCATTCAGTGGAATGTTAGAGGGCTCCTCAGAAATCTAAATGATGTTCAAGAACTTCTCAGTAAGTTCaacccaaaagtgctgtgtgtgcaagaaacacacctaactCCTAAATACAGCAACTTTCTCTGCCAATACATTACTTTCTGGAAGGACAGTGAAGATGCTGCCGTATCATCCGGCGGAGTAGCCATTATAGCTGATAGAAGTGCGGCATGCCAGCAGATGAAGCTCCGGAGagctcttgaggcagtggccattcgagctgtgctttttaacaaactcatcaCCTTATGCTCTCTGTATATACCACCTCACCATCAGCTTAAAAGGCGCAACttggaatcattaatagatgaactaccAGAACCCTTTTTGATTTTAGGTTACTTTAACGCACACAATGCCCTGTGGGGTGATTCTTGCTGTGACGCTCGAGGACGTCTCATTGGACAGCTTCTTTATTCGTCTAGGTTATAAATacaaaggagcctacgtattttccTCGCAAACAATTAGTACTCCTtgatagatcttagcatttcatcaccatcACTTTTAGCTAATTTTAAATGAAATGTTCTTAAAAACtcttatgggagtgaccacttcctgATCATCCTGAGCGTGCCAAACAAAGGCCAACTATCTTCGCAGGTTCCGAGGTGGAAGCTTGACTCAGATGATTGGA
This region includes:
- the LOC142777113 gene encoding uncharacterized protein LOC142777113; this encodes MLPQGPPCPLKTKCWRRSFIGTASVDVTAPSCIGGSRETMTSPRCGTCGRCGSLTDSCWCKGGGKVSEGEENCAANGLASAVLLRSVAMPATERKFQAMERDHEAATATSEGEKFFLVQTDALDDLLSRTPCHRCTAIGMKVRGGTQLGLAAKLELVCLHCGVVSSSWSSSRQDDTKAFDVNVRAIMATKQIGKGQTALNDFWAAMNVSHRGLHHKTFQKHLKKFREPQTQCIENFYAESASAVKATYKEMDQYFTRDITVCYDGTWHKRGHTSHIGVGAIIEYHTGLILDAVVLSNQCLGCQVGPKPEDADYACWLENHVCQKNTDSKSGRMEVEAAIILFSRSLSKHNLRYTTLVSDGDSATFSALVQENVYGLVPISKEECLNHVQKRMGTALRNLVQKSDKALGGKGSLTKALIDKLTDYYGWALRNNSDDVAAMRRAVMASYHHVTSTDEEPHHDLCPEGADSWCRHNASKITGVPPPKHSYKLPRYVADALLPIYERLSQAFLLQRCLGAKTQNASESFHSVLWSLMPKEQYASLIAVETALHDAVLRYNAGCDRATQELASSVGLTPGHLAIQRAAEKDSLRLKKAKKRSLEKMERRQRKRVPKDTSSYAAGSF